Proteins from a genomic interval of Halopseudomonas litoralis:
- a CDS encoding STAS domain-containing protein, with product MKARWVPDGKRLRLEGELDFASVLPMRDELDRYLTASAGKQVILDLSGVTRINSVGLSLLLSAARTAQASNVQLQADGLPAGLMSMATVCGLDAWLETLSAATISTTEIPHAGH from the coding sequence GTGAAGGCGCGTTGGGTGCCTGACGGCAAACGGCTGCGCCTGGAAGGCGAGCTGGATTTTGCCAGCGTGCTTCCGATGCGCGACGAGCTCGACCGCTATCTGACAGCGTCGGCCGGCAAACAGGTGATACTCGATCTGTCCGGCGTTACCCGGATCAACAGCGTAGGCCTGTCGCTGCTTCTGTCTGCTGCCCGTACGGCGCAGGCGAGCAACGTCCAGCTGCAGGCTGACGGCCTGCCGGCTGGACTGATGAGCATGGCGACAGTCTGCGGTCTGGATGCCTGGCTGGAAACACTTTCTGCTGCGACTATCAGCACAACGGAGATACCCCATGCAGGCCATTGA
- the cysD gene encoding sulfate adenylyltransferase subunit CysD yields the protein MLEKLTHLKQLEAESIHIIREVAAEFQNPVMLYSIGKDSAVMLHLARKAFYPGRLPFPVLHVDTGWKFREMYSFRERMVEEMDLDLLVHKNPEGVEQGVGPFTHGSAVHTDVMKTQGLKQALDKYGFDAAFGGARRDEEKSRAKERVYSFRDKHHRWDPKNQRPELWNIYNGKVHKGESIRVFPLSNWTELDIWQYIYLESIPIVPLYFAAERPVVNRDGSLIMVDDERMPLNPGETPEMKMVRFRTLGCYPLTGAVESTAATLPEIIQEMLLTRTSERQGRVIDHDQAGSMEEKKRQGYF from the coding sequence ATGCTGGAAAAACTGACCCATCTCAAACAGCTGGAAGCTGAAAGCATCCACATCATTCGTGAGGTTGCAGCCGAATTTCAGAATCCGGTGATGCTCTATTCGATCGGTAAGGACTCAGCCGTGATGCTGCATCTTGCGCGCAAGGCTTTCTACCCCGGCCGCCTGCCGTTCCCGGTACTGCACGTCGATACCGGCTGGAAATTCCGCGAGATGTACAGCTTCCGCGAGCGCATGGTCGAAGAAATGGATCTGGACCTGCTGGTACACAAGAACCCCGAAGGGGTGGAGCAGGGCGTAGGCCCCTTTACCCACGGCAGCGCCGTGCATACCGACGTGATGAAGACCCAAGGTCTGAAACAGGCGCTGGACAAGTACGGCTTCGACGCTGCTTTCGGTGGCGCGCGCCGTGACGAGGAAAAGTCGCGCGCCAAGGAGCGCGTCTATTCCTTCCGTGACAAACACCACCGCTGGGACCCGAAGAACCAGCGCCCCGAACTGTGGAACATCTATAACGGCAAGGTGCACAAGGGCGAAAGCATCCGCGTGTTCCCGCTGTCCAACTGGACCGAGCTGGATATCTGGCAATACATCTATCTGGAAAGCATCCCGATCGTGCCGCTGTACTTCGCTGCCGAGCGTCCGGTGGTCAATCGCGACGGCTCGCTGATCATGGTCGATGACGAGCGTATGCCGCTGAATCCCGGTGAAACGCCGGAAATGAAAATGGTGCGTTTCCGCACCCTGGGCTGCTATCCGCTGACCGGCGCCGTGGAATCCACAGCTGCAACGCTCCCGGAAATCATCCAGGAAATGCTGCTTACCCGTACTTCCGAGCGCCAGGGCCGCGTGATCGATCACGATCAGGCCGGATCGATGGAAGAAAAGAAACGCCAAGGCTATTTCTAA
- a CDS encoding Nif3-like dinuclear metal center hexameric protein: MTQCSELVAYCNNLLESNAFQDYCPNGLQVEGRSEIRRVVSGVTASQAMIEAAAEQGADLLLVHHGYFWKGEAAPITGLKQRRIRALLEHGINLVAYHLPLDVHAKLGNNVQLAQLLDWHITGGLEPNNPRSVGLQGELAEAVSGAELAQQLNVALGREPLFISGHSRPVKRIAWCTGSAQGYIEKAVALGVDAFITGEVSEPTFHIARECGINFYAAGHHATERYGVKALGEHLAEHFGVEHQFIDIDNPV; the protein is encoded by the coding sequence ATGACACAGTGTTCCGAATTGGTCGCCTATTGTAACAACCTGTTGGAGAGCAATGCTTTTCAGGATTACTGCCCCAACGGTCTGCAAGTGGAGGGGCGCAGCGAGATCCGCCGTGTGGTCAGTGGAGTGACGGCCAGTCAGGCGATGATCGAAGCCGCGGCGGAGCAGGGCGCGGACCTGCTGCTGGTCCACCATGGTTACTTCTGGAAAGGCGAAGCAGCGCCCATCACCGGGCTCAAGCAGCGGCGGATTCGAGCCTTGCTGGAGCACGGCATCAACCTGGTTGCCTATCACCTGCCATTGGATGTGCATGCCAAACTGGGTAACAACGTCCAGTTGGCCCAATTGCTGGATTGGCACATTACCGGTGGCCTGGAACCCAACAATCCTCGTTCTGTAGGGTTGCAGGGTGAGTTGGCCGAGGCGGTCAGCGGCGCCGAACTGGCGCAGCAGCTCAATGTGGCGCTGGGCCGTGAGCCCTTGTTCATCAGTGGCCACAGCCGGCCGGTGAAGCGAATTGCCTGGTGCACCGGCTCAGCACAAGGCTATATCGAAAAGGCTGTCGCGCTGGGTGTGGACGCCTTCATTACCGGAGAGGTCTCCGAACCGACCTTTCACATTGCCCGCGAATGCGGCATCAACTTCTACGCCGCCGGGCACCATGCCACCGAACGCTATGGCGTGAAAGCCCTGGGCGAGCATCTGGCTGAGCATTTCGGCGTGGAGCATCAGTTCATTGATATCGATAACCCGGTTTGA
- a CDS encoding S1C family serine protease, whose protein sequence is MKGFLRNLGWPAVCGLLFALLIIQQFPQWLGLPENSAYQMAPALTLPTTKGVVSYSDAVNKAAPAVANIFTTKQVSRSNDNNSLFDNPTLRDYSNTLPQPSRRQSSLGSAVILRDDGYLLTNNHVVAEADEILVALRDGREALAELIGTDPETDLAVLKIDLPDLPAATIGPADQQKTGDVVMAIGNPFGLGQTVTMGIISATGRNQLGLNTYEDFIQTDAAINQGNSGGALIDAHGQLIGINTAIFSQSGGSQGIGFAIPAALALNVMEQIIERGRVIRGWLGVEVQPLTNDLAESFGLIQAEGIVVSGLYRNGPAWTAGLRPGDVILKIDGVAIVHGRHAMNQVARAKPGSKVELGVLRSGEAMTFTAEVGVRPTFGA, encoded by the coding sequence ATGAAAGGTTTTTTGCGTAATCTGGGCTGGCCTGCAGTTTGCGGTCTATTGTTCGCTCTGCTGATTATTCAGCAGTTTCCCCAGTGGTTGGGGCTCCCGGAAAATTCGGCTTATCAAATGGCTCCCGCGTTGACGCTGCCTACCACCAAAGGCGTGGTGTCCTACAGCGATGCGGTCAACAAGGCGGCGCCAGCGGTAGCCAATATTTTTACCACCAAGCAGGTCAGCCGCTCGAATGATAATAATTCGCTGTTCGACAATCCGACCCTGCGCGATTACTCCAATACACTGCCGCAACCCAGCCGCCGCCAGTCCAGTCTCGGCTCTGCTGTCATACTCAGGGATGACGGCTATCTGCTGACCAACAACCATGTGGTCGCCGAGGCTGACGAGATTCTGGTGGCTCTGCGCGATGGGCGCGAAGCGCTTGCCGAGTTGATTGGAACCGACCCCGAGACCGACCTGGCAGTACTCAAGATAGACCTGCCGGACCTACCCGCCGCGACTATAGGCCCGGCAGACCAGCAGAAAACCGGCGATGTGGTGATGGCCATTGGTAACCCGTTCGGCCTGGGCCAGACAGTCACCATGGGTATCATCAGCGCCACTGGACGCAATCAGCTGGGCCTCAATACCTATGAGGATTTCATCCAGACCGATGCAGCCATCAACCAAGGCAACTCCGGAGGCGCGCTGATTGATGCCCACGGCCAGCTGATAGGCATCAATACCGCCATCTTTTCCCAGTCCGGTGGCTCCCAGGGCATCGGCTTTGCCATCCCGGCAGCGCTGGCATTGAACGTGATGGAGCAGATCATCGAGCGCGGGCGAGTCATTCGTGGCTGGCTGGGTGTGGAAGTCCAGCCCCTGACCAACGATCTGGCGGAATCCTTCGGGCTGATTCAGGCAGAAGGGATAGTCGTGTCCGGCCTGTACCGCAACGGCCCGGCCTGGACTGCCGGTTTGCGCCCGGGCGATGTGATTCTGAAAATAGATGGTGTAGCCATTGTGCATGGCAGGCATGCCATGAACCAGGTCGCCCGAGCAAAACCGGGCTCCAAGGTGGAGCTCGGGGTACTGCGCAGCGGCGAAGCCATGACCTTCACCGCCGAGGTTGGCGTGCGGCCAACCTTCGGCGCCTGA
- the hisC gene encoding histidinol-phosphate transaminase, with product MSRFWSPFVKDLVPYVPGEQPKLDNLIKLNTNENPYGPSPAVLEAIRGELDASLRLYPAPNADLLKETIAEYYGVTTAQVFVGNGSDEVLAHIFHALFQHSKPVLMPDISYSFYPVYCGLYGIEAKALPLAEDFSIRPEDYRGENGGIIFPNPNAPTGMLLPLAGIEQILQANPDSVVVVDEAYIDFGGETAIALVDRYPNLLVTQTLSKSRSLAGLRVGLAVGHSDLIEALERIKNSFNSYPLDRLAIVGAVAAFADQTYFQQTCQAVVTSREALTKGLEELDFVVLPSAANFVLARHVERDGEELAAELRAQKVVVRHFRSPRIEQFLRITIGTPEQNQALLHALGKLLTA from the coding sequence GTGAGTCGTTTCTGGAGCCCTTTTGTAAAGGATCTGGTGCCCTATGTGCCGGGCGAGCAGCCCAAGCTGGACAACCTGATCAAGCTGAACACCAACGAGAACCCCTATGGCCCCTCGCCAGCGGTGCTCGAAGCCATTCGCGGCGAGCTGGATGCGAGTCTGCGACTGTACCCCGCGCCCAACGCGGACCTGCTGAAGGAAACCATTGCCGAGTATTATGGCGTGACCACCGCGCAGGTTTTCGTTGGCAATGGTTCTGATGAGGTGCTGGCGCACATCTTCCATGCGCTGTTCCAGCACAGCAAACCGGTGCTGATGCCGGATATCAGCTACAGCTTCTATCCGGTATATTGCGGCCTGTACGGCATCGAGGCGAAAGCCCTGCCGCTGGCCGAGGACTTCAGTATTCGGCCGGAGGATTACCGGGGCGAGAATGGCGGCATCATCTTCCCCAATCCCAACGCGCCGACCGGCATGCTGCTGCCGTTGGCGGGTATCGAGCAGATTCTGCAGGCCAACCCCGACTCGGTGGTGGTGGTGGATGAAGCTTACATCGATTTCGGTGGTGAAACCGCCATTGCTCTGGTCGACCGCTATCCCAACCTGCTGGTAACCCAGACCTTATCCAAGTCCCGTTCACTGGCAGGATTGCGCGTCGGTCTGGCAGTAGGGCATTCGGACCTGATCGAGGCGCTGGAGCGGATCAAGAACAGCTTCAACTCCTATCCGCTGGATCGCCTGGCGATTGTCGGCGCGGTGGCGGCTTTTGCGGACCAGACTTACTTCCAGCAGACCTGTCAGGCGGTGGTGACCAGTCGTGAAGCATTGACCAAGGGGCTGGAAGAGCTCGACTTCGTCGTGTTGCCATCGGCGGCCAACTTCGTCCTGGCGCGACATGTCGAGCGCGACGGGGAAGAGCTGGCGGCGGAGCTGCGGGCGCAAAAGGTCGTTGTGCGGCACTTCCGTTCGCCGCGCATTGAGCAGTTCCTGCGTATCACCATAGGCACGCCGGAACAGAATCAAGCCTTGCTGCACGCCCTCGGCAAGCTGCTGACAGCCTGA
- the hisG gene encoding ATP phosphoribosyltransferase, whose product MSNSLTIALSKGRILDDTLPLLKLAGIEPVEDLDKSRKLIFSTSDPDVRLLIVRATDVPTYVEQGAADLGVAGKDVLMEYGSQGLYEPLDLKIANCRLMTAGPVDTPEPKGRLRVATKFVNVARRYYAEQGRQVELIKLYGSMELAPLVGLADKIIDVVDTGNTLKANGLEPQELIAHISSRLIVNKASMKMKHARIKTLIDLLSDAVERRAS is encoded by the coding sequence ATGAGCAATAGCCTGACCATCGCCCTGTCCAAGGGCCGCATTCTGGACGACACGCTACCACTGCTGAAGCTGGCGGGCATCGAACCGGTGGAAGATCTGGACAAGAGCCGCAAGCTGATCTTCAGCACCAGCGACCCGGATGTGCGTCTGCTGATCGTCCGTGCCACCGATGTACCGACCTATGTCGAACAGGGTGCTGCGGATCTGGGCGTGGCCGGCAAGGACGTGCTCATGGAATACGGCAGCCAGGGGCTGTATGAGCCGCTGGATCTGAAGATCGCCAATTGCCGGCTGATGACCGCCGGCCCGGTGGATACCCCCGAACCCAAGGGCCGGCTGCGTGTGGCGACGAAGTTCGTCAACGTTGCCCGTCGTTATTATGCCGAGCAGGGGCGCCAGGTGGAGCTGATCAAGCTGTACGGCTCCATGGAGCTGGCGCCGCTGGTGGGTCTGGCGGACAAGATCATCGATGTGGTCGATACCGGCAACACGCTCAAGGCCAATGGTCTGGAGCCACAGGAGCTGATCGCGCACATCAGTTCGCGGCTGATCGTCAACAAGGCATCGATGAAGATGAAGCACGCCCGCATCAAGACCTTGATTGACCTGCTGTCCGATGCTGTCGAGCGTCGCGCCAGTTGA
- the cysN gene encoding sulfate adenylyltransferase subunit CysN produces the protein MSHQSDLISQDILAYLGQHERKELLRFLTCGNVDDGKSTLIGRLLHDSKMIYEDHMEAITRDSKKSGTTGEEVDLALLVDGLQAEREQGITIDVAYRYFSTAKRKFIIADTPGHEQYTRNMATGASTCDLAIILIDARYGVQTQTRRHSFIASLLGIRHIVVAVNKMDLMDFDETVFNQICADYSEFAKGLETLADSTVHFVPMSALKGDNVVNRSERSPWYTGPALMEILETVDVSADRNLTDLRFPVQLVTRPNLNFRGFAGTIASGVVSKGDELVVLPSGKSSRVKSIVTFDGELDAAGSGQAVTLTLEDEIDISRGDMLVSIDNRPLIGDLFEANMVWMSEQPMQPGRKYDIKRATSYSPGSFTRIHFRQDVNTLAQEETAELALNEIARVELALERPIAYDDYRANRTTGAFIVIDRMTNATVGAGMIVAKAQGEKSTSGSQQGEFAHVTPSERAVRYGQEPVTLLFTGLSGAGKSTLAYAVERRLFDRGRACFVLDGKAMRQDLSKGVGRDAAGRAENLHKGARVARQLNQAGLIALGAFVAPTAESRATARHILGDRCLLVHLNTSLEVCQARDPSGLYAAGEEGTIPGISFPYEAPEDADLVIDTAELDLAASVDKVIELLRERSLI, from the coding sequence ATGAGTCACCAATCTGATTTGATCAGCCAGGACATCCTGGCCTATCTGGGGCAGCACGAGCGCAAGGAACTGCTGCGTTTCCTGACCTGCGGTAACGTCGATGACGGCAAGAGCACCCTGATCGGCCGCCTGCTGCATGATTCCAAGATGATCTACGAAGATCACATGGAAGCCATCACCCGCGATTCAAAGAAATCCGGTACCACCGGCGAGGAAGTGGATCTGGCGCTGCTGGTCGACGGCTTGCAAGCCGAGCGCGAGCAGGGCATCACCATCGATGTTGCCTACCGCTATTTCTCCACCGCCAAGCGCAAATTCATCATTGCTGACACCCCCGGCCACGAGCAGTACACCCGCAACATGGCGACCGGCGCCTCGACCTGTGATCTGGCGATCATCCTGATCGACGCCCGCTACGGCGTGCAGACCCAGACCCGCCGGCACAGCTTTATCGCCTCTCTGCTGGGTATCCGGCATATCGTTGTGGCGGTCAACAAGATGGACCTGATGGACTTTGACGAGACCGTCTTCAACCAGATCTGCGCCGATTACAGCGAGTTCGCCAAGGGTCTTGAAACCCTGGCCGACAGCACGGTGCATTTTGTTCCCATGTCTGCCCTTAAGGGTGACAACGTGGTCAATCGCAGTGAGCGCAGTCCCTGGTACACCGGGCCGGCGTTGATGGAGATTCTGGAAACGGTAGACGTTTCCGCTGACCGCAATCTGACCGACCTGCGCTTTCCTGTACAGCTGGTCACCCGACCCAACCTCAACTTCCGTGGCTTTGCCGGCACCATTGCCTCCGGTGTGGTGAGCAAGGGCGACGAGCTGGTGGTATTGCCCTCGGGCAAGAGCAGCCGGGTCAAATCCATTGTCACCTTTGATGGCGAGCTGGATGCGGCTGGCTCAGGGCAGGCTGTTACCCTGACACTGGAAGACGAAATCGATATCTCCCGTGGCGACATGCTGGTCAGCATCGATAACCGGCCGCTGATCGGTGATCTGTTCGAAGCCAACATGGTCTGGATGTCCGAGCAGCCCATGCAGCCTGGCCGCAAATATGACATCAAGCGCGCCACCAGCTATAGCCCGGGGTCCTTTACCCGTATTCACTTCCGTCAGGATGTGAATACCCTGGCGCAGGAAGAAACCGCCGAGCTGGCACTGAATGAAATCGCCCGGGTCGAGCTGGCCCTGGAACGGCCCATCGCCTATGACGATTACCGTGCCAACCGCACCACCGGCGCTTTCATCGTCATTGACCGTATGACCAACGCGACTGTTGGTGCCGGCATGATTGTAGCCAAGGCGCAGGGCGAGAAGAGCACCAGTGGCAGTCAGCAGGGCGAGTTTGCCCACGTGACGCCGAGCGAGCGCGCAGTGCGTTACGGTCAGGAGCCGGTTACCTTGCTGTTTACCGGCCTGTCCGGTGCCGGCAAAAGCACCTTGGCCTATGCCGTGGAGCGCCGCCTATTCGACCGCGGCCGCGCCTGCTTCGTGCTGGACGGCAAAGCCATGCGTCAGGACCTGAGCAAAGGTGTGGGCCGCGATGCCGCTGGCCGGGCGGAGAACCTGCACAAGGGCGCCCGCGTTGCCCGGCAGCTCAATCAGGCTGGCCTGATCGCCTTGGGCGCCTTCGTTGCGCCTACAGCAGAAAGCCGCGCGACCGCCAGACATATCCTGGGGGATCGTTGCCTGTTGGTGCACCTTAATACCTCGCTGGAGGTATGTCAGGCACGCGACCCATCCGGGCTGTATGCGGCCGGTGAAGAAGGCACGATTCCGGGCATTTCCTTCCCCTACGAAGCCCCTGAAGACGCCGATCTGGTCATCGACACCGCCGAGCTGGACCTGGCAGCCAGTGTCGACAAGGTCATCGAACTGCTGCGCGAGCGGTCGCTGATTTAA
- a CDS encoding MlaC/ttg2D family ABC transporter substrate-binding protein: MRNVMTWAFALLLSVPLLAHAAAATPHQVVEDTSVRVMEVLNANRELYKQDSNAFLDGLNEVLDPVVDFRGIARSVMTVRYSRSASDEQMDRFIDTFKRSMVEFYGNALLEFDSGNITVLPPAKGSQQSDERASVDMEVRANNGNVYPVTYTMTNIDGQWMVRNVIVEGINIGLLFRDQFAQAMQTHRNNLDAVIDNWGSVVAESREVVEKETGE; the protein is encoded by the coding sequence ATGCGCAACGTCATGACATGGGCTTTTGCTCTGCTGCTGAGCGTGCCGCTGCTGGCTCACGCCGCCGCAGCCACGCCCCACCAGGTGGTCGAGGATACTTCCGTGCGGGTAATGGAAGTGCTCAATGCCAACCGTGAACTGTACAAGCAGGATTCCAACGCGTTTCTGGACGGCCTGAACGAAGTGCTGGACCCGGTAGTGGACTTTCGCGGCATCGCCCGCAGTGTGATGACCGTCCGCTACAGCCGCAGCGCCTCGGACGAGCAGATGGATCGCTTCATCGATACCTTCAAGCGCAGCATGGTCGAGTTCTACGGCAATGCATTGCTCGAGTTCGACAGCGGCAACATCACCGTGCTGCCGCCGGCCAAGGGTTCCCAGCAGTCCGATGAGCGCGCCAGCGTGGATATGGAAGTGCGCGCCAATAACGGCAACGTCTATCCGGTCACCTACACCATGACCAATATCGACGGACAGTGGATGGTGCGCAACGTGATTGTCGAAGGCATCAATATCGGCCTGCTGTTCCGCGATCAGTTCGCCCAGGCCATGCAGACCCACCGCAATAACCTGGATGCGGTGATCGACAACTGGGGTAGTGTGGTTGCCGAATCCCGTGAAGTTGTTGAAAAAGAGACCGGCGAGTGA
- a CDS encoding BolA family protein — protein MQAIEVKKLLEQHLPETQVEVEGEGCNFQLLLISDELAALSPVKRQQQVYALLNGPIADGSIHAVTMKFFTREAWDNR, from the coding sequence ATGCAGGCCATTGAAGTCAAAAAACTGCTCGAACAGCATCTGCCCGAGACACAGGTGGAAGTAGAGGGCGAGGGCTGCAACTTTCAGCTGTTGCTGATCAGCGATGAGCTGGCGGCGCTGTCGCCAGTCAAGCGTCAGCAGCAGGTCTATGCGCTGCTCAACGGACCGATTGCCGACGGCAGCATCCATGCGGTCACCATGAAATTTTTTACCCGCGAAGCCTGGGACAACCGTTAA
- the hisD gene encoding histidinol dehydrogenase, whose amino-acid sequence MSTPLKIARLDINQADFNHHLDGLLAWEGVSDKAVNERVEEIIAAVRARGDAAVVDYTARFDALDVASMADLTLDRARLELALERITSEQRQALEVAAERVRIYHEHQRQESWRYTEADGTVLGQQITPLDRVGLYVPGGKASYPSSVLMNAIPAKVAGVPEVVMVVPTPRGEINELVLAAACLAGVDRVFTVGGAQAVAALAYGTESIPGVDKIVGPGNIYVATAKRAVFGKVGIDMIAGPSEILVICDGQTDPDWIAMDLFSQAEHDEDAQSILLSPDAGFLDAVEASLNKLLSSLERSDMVRISLESRGALIKVDSLEQACELSNRIAPEHLELSVADPDAMLAQIRHAGAIFMGRFTPEALGDYCAGPNHVLPTSGTARFSSPLGVYDFQKRSSVIFCSPEGASELGKTASVLARGESLTAHARSAEYRIKP is encoded by the coding sequence ATGAGCACGCCGTTGAAAATCGCCCGTCTGGATATCAATCAGGCCGATTTCAACCATCATCTGGATGGTCTGCTGGCGTGGGAAGGTGTATCCGATAAGGCGGTCAACGAGCGGGTCGAGGAGATCATCGCTGCCGTGCGTGCGCGTGGCGATGCTGCCGTGGTCGACTATACCGCCCGTTTCGACGCGCTCGATGTGGCCAGCATGGCCGATCTGACACTGGATCGTGCCCGACTGGAACTGGCACTGGAACGCATTACCAGCGAGCAGCGTCAGGCGCTGGAAGTCGCCGCCGAGCGGGTACGTATCTACCACGAACACCAGCGTCAGGAGTCTTGGCGCTACACCGAGGCCGATGGCACCGTGCTGGGTCAGCAGATCACACCGCTGGACCGGGTTGGCCTGTATGTGCCGGGCGGCAAGGCGTCCTATCCTTCCTCGGTATTGATGAACGCGATTCCAGCCAAGGTCGCCGGTGTGCCGGAAGTGGTCATGGTGGTGCCCACTCCGCGTGGCGAGATCAATGAGCTGGTACTGGCTGCTGCCTGTCTGGCCGGGGTTGATCGGGTATTCACCGTGGGTGGCGCACAGGCCGTGGCCGCACTGGCTTACGGCACTGAAAGCATCCCCGGCGTGGACAAGATCGTCGGCCCGGGCAATATCTATGTGGCTACCGCCAAGCGTGCCGTGTTCGGCAAGGTCGGTATCGACATGATCGCCGGTCCCTCGGAGATTCTGGTGATCTGTGACGGCCAGACCGATCCCGACTGGATCGCCATGGACCTGTTTTCCCAGGCCGAGCACGATGAAGACGCCCAGTCCATTCTGCTGTCACCGGATGCAGGCTTCCTGGATGCCGTCGAAGCCAGCCTGAACAAGCTGTTGAGCAGCCTGGAGCGCAGCGACATGGTGCGCATCTCACTGGAGAGCCGTGGCGCGCTGATCAAGGTCGACAGTCTGGAACAGGCCTGCGAGCTGTCCAACCGCATCGCTCCCGAGCACCTGGAGTTGTCGGTGGCTGATCCCGACGCCATGCTGGCGCAGATTCGCCATGCCGGCGCCATCTTCATGGGCCGCTTCACGCCTGAAGCGCTGGGCGATTATTGCGCCGGTCCGAACCACGTGCTGCCAACGTCCGGTACGGCGCGGTTCTCGTCGCCGCTGGGTGTGTATGATTTCCAGAAGCGCTCTTCGGTGATTTTCTGCTCACCTGAAGGCGCCTCTGAACTGGGCAAAACGGCTTCGGTGCTCGCCCGCGGGGAGAGCCTCACCGCGCACGCTCGCAGCGCGGAATACCGCATCAAGCCCTGA
- the murA gene encoding UDP-N-acetylglucosamine 1-carboxyvinyltransferase translates to MDKLMITGGNRLDGEIRISGAKNSALPILAATLLADEAVTICNLPHLHDITTMIELFGRMGIQPVVGDKLNVEVNPTSITTLVAPYELVKTMRASILVLGPMVAHFGYAEVALPGGCAIGSRPVDLHIRGLEAMGAEITVEDGYIKARAPEGGLRGAHYFFDTVSVTGTENILMAATLARGQTVIQNAAREPEVVDLAECLIAMGAQITGHGTDTITVDGVERLHGATYSVMPDRIETGTFLVAGAATRGRVKLKDTDPSILEAVLLKLEEAGAQIDTGKNWVSLDMKGNRARAVNLRTAPYPAFPTDMQAQFMAMNAVAEGTGTVIETVFENRFMHVQEMSRMGARIQVEGNTAIITGVEKLKGAPVMATDLRASASLVIAALWADGDTLVDRIYHIDRGYECIEEKLQMLGAAIRRVSA, encoded by the coding sequence ATGGACAAATTGATGATCACCGGCGGTAATCGCCTGGATGGCGAGATCCGCATTTCCGGCGCGAAAAACTCCGCGCTGCCGATTCTGGCCGCAACCTTGCTGGCCGATGAAGCGGTTACCATCTGCAACCTGCCGCACCTGCACGACATCACTACCATGATCGAGCTCTTCGGTCGCATGGGCATTCAACCGGTCGTCGGTGACAAGCTCAATGTGGAAGTGAACCCGACCAGCATTACCACGCTGGTTGCGCCTTATGAGCTGGTCAAGACCATGCGCGCCTCGATCCTGGTATTGGGGCCGATGGTGGCGCACTTTGGTTATGCCGAAGTGGCCCTGCCCGGCGGCTGCGCCATCGGTTCGCGGCCGGTAGACCTGCACATCCGCGGTCTGGAGGCCATGGGTGCCGAGATTACCGTCGAAGACGGCTATATCAAGGCGCGGGCACCGGAAGGCGGTCTGCGTGGAGCGCATTACTTCTTCGATACCGTCAGCGTCACCGGCACGGAGAATATCCTCATGGCGGCCACGCTGGCCCGCGGTCAGACGGTGATTCAGAACGCCGCGCGCGAACCTGAGGTGGTTGATCTGGCCGAATGCCTGATCGCCATGGGTGCCCAGATCACCGGTCACGGTACCGATACCATTACCGTGGATGGCGTTGAGCGCCTGCACGGCGCAACCTATTCGGTCATGCCTGACCGCATCGAGACCGGTACCTTCCTGGTGGCGGGCGCGGCTACGCGCGGCCGCGTCAAGCTAAAGGATACCGATCCCTCGATTCTGGAAGCGGTATTGCTGAAACTGGAAGAGGCGGGCGCACAGATCGATACCGGCAAGAACTGGGTCAGCCTGGACATGAAGGGTAATCGCGCGCGTGCGGTCAACCTGCGAACTGCGCCCTATCCGGCATTCCCTACCGACATGCAGGCGCAGTTCATGGCCATGAATGCGGTGGCCGAGGGCACCGGTACCGTGATCGAAACGGTATTCGAAAACCGCTTCATGCACGTTCAGGAAATGAGCCGCATGGGTGCGCGTATTCAGGTTGAAGGCAATACCGCGATCATCACCGGTGTGGAAAAACTCAAGGGTGCACCGGTCATGGCTACTGACCTGCGCGCTTCCGCCAGCCTGGTGATCGCTGCGCTGTGGGCTGATGGCGACACCCTGGTTGACCGTATCTACCACATCGACCGTGGTTACGAATGTATTGAAGAAAAGCTGCAAATGCTTGGCGCCGCTATCCGCCGCGTTTCTGCTTGA